ACTGGCGCAAGGCCGGCACGCGGCGGATGGCGTACATCGGCATCAGGAACAACAGGCACGCGATGATCGGCCCACCGAGGGTTTCGATCATGCCCAAGATGCTCGGGTTGAAGGTCGCGACGGCCCAGCAGCTGAGGATCATGAACAGCGCAGTGACGCGGTTCAGCCAACTGCTGGACATGACGCGACCACGGCCACGCAGGCTTTTCACGATCAGGCCCTGAAAGCCTTCGCTGGCGCCGATGTAATGGCCGAGGAAGGATTTGGTGATCGCCACCAGCGCAATCAACGGCGCGGCGTAAGCGATGACCGGCGTCTGGAAGTGGTTGGCCAGGTACGACAGGATCGAAATGTTCTGCGCCTTTGCAGCGGCCAAATCAGCCGGGGACAACGCCAGCACGCAGCTGAAGCAGAAGAACATCACCGTGACGACCATCATGACGTGAGCGATCGCGAGAATGCCGCTGCTCTTGCGTTCGGCTTGCTCGCCGTAACGCTGTTTCTGATCGACGGCGAAGGCGGAGATGATCGGCGAATGGTTGAACGAGAACACCATCACCGGGATCGCCAGCCACAAGGTCTTGAAGAACAGCGGCAGTGGCATGCCTTCGCTGGCAGTGGCGAAGAACGCGCCGTTCCAGTTCGGGATCAGGCTGACGCCGAGCAGCAGCAACGCTGCGACGAACGGGTAAACCAGCACGCTCATGCATTTGACGATGACGCTCTGACCGCAACGGACGATGGCCATCAAGCCGAGAATCAACCCCAGCGACAGGATCGCCCGAGGTGGCGGTGTCATGTGCAACTGGTGCTCCATGAGGCTGCTCAGGGTGTTGGTCAGCGCCACGCTGTACACCAGCAGAATCGGGAAAATCGCGAAGAAATACAGCAGCGTGATCAGCTTGCCGGCGCCGACGCCGAAGTGTTCTTCCACTACTTCAGTAATGTCCCCGGAACGGCCGGACAACACGAAGCGTGTCAGGCCACGGTGGGCGAAGAAGGTCATCGGGAAGGCCAGTACCGCCAGGAGCAGCAGCGGCCAGAAACCACCGACACCGGCATTGATCGGCAGGAACAACGTGCCGGCGCCAATCGCCGTGCCATAGAGGCCAAGCATCCAGGTGGTGTCGTGTTTACTCCAGCCTTTGTGGGTTATTTCGCTATTGCGTGTCAGGTCTACAGCGGGATTATCGGCAGCAGGTGTACGTACATCGCTCATCGTTTTTGCCTCGTTATTATTCTTGCTCGGGCTCACGTATTGCGGGCTGTCAGGAAATGTTCTTCAACATTCCACCCAGCTAACAGCCAGGCCGCCCCGTGAAGTTTCTTTGTATTTGTCGTGCATGTCGGCGCCGGTATCGCGCATGGTGCGGATTACCCGGTCCAGGGAAATGAAGTGTTTGCCGTCACCGCGCAGGGCCATTTGCGTGGCGTTGATTGCCTTCACCGCAGCGATTGCGTTGCGCTCGATGCACGGCACCTGCACCAGACCGCCAACGGGGTCGCAGGTCAGGCCGAGGTTGTGTTCCAGGCCGATTTCGGCGGCGTTTTCCAGTTGCTCGGGAGTCGCTCCGAGTATGTCGGCCAGGCCGGCGGCGGCCATGGCGCAGGCGGAACCGACTTCACCCTGGCAGCCGACTTCGGCGCCGGAGATCGAGGCGTTTTTCTTGCAGAGAATGCCTACGGCCGCAGCGCCCAAAAAGAACGCCACGACATCATCGTCCGACGCGTCCGGGTTGAATTTCATGTAGTAGTGCAGCACGGCGGGAATGATCCCCGCCGCCCCGTTTGTAGGCGCGGTCACCATGCGTCCGCCGGCCGCGTTTTCTTCGTTCACGGCGAGGGCGAACAGGTTGACCCACTCCATGGCTGACAGGGTGGAGCTGATGACATTCGGTTTGCCAATTTCCAACAGACTGCGGTGCAATTTCGCAGCGCGACGCGGAACATTCAAACCGCCAGGCAGGATGCCTTCGTGACGCAAACCTTGCTCGACGCACTCGCGCATCACCGACCAGATATGCAGCAAGCCCTGGCGGATTTCGGCGTCGCTGCGCCAGGCCCGTTCGTTGGCCATCATCAGCTCGGAAACCCGCAGACCGTGCTGGTTGCAGAGCTTGAGCAATTCGGCGGCGCTGGAAAAGTCGTAGGGCAGCACTACATCGCTGGTCGGCGCAATGCCGGACTCGGCTTCGGCTGCTTCGATGATGAAACCACCGCCCACCGAGTAGTACGTTTGCTCGAACAGTTCACCGGTTTCGCCAAAGGCTGTCAGAGACATGGCGTTGGGGTGGTAGGGCAGGCTCTCGTCGAGCAGCAGCAGATCGCGCTGCCAGTTGAAGGCAATGGTCGATTTACCGGCCAGACTCAGTTCGCCGGTTTCATGCAAAGTTTGGATTCGGCTGTCGATGGAGTTCGGCTCAATGCTGTCTGGCCATTCGCCCATCAGGCCCATGACGCAGGCACGGTCGGTTGCATGGCCGACGCCAGTGGCCGAAAGGGAGCCGTAGAGACGGATTTCTACCCGCCGTACGTCGGCCAGTAAATCCTGGTCAATCAGTGCTTGGGCGAAGGTCGCGGCGGCGCGCATCGGGCCGACGGTGTGGGAACTGGACGGACCGATGCCGACTTTGAAGAGATCGAAAACACTGATAGCCATGCTAAAGCCTATACAAGCAATGGAAGAGAAATCGCTGCCATTTCTGTAGGACAAGCGCAATGTCGGCGATACTGCCAACCTCGGTCCTACGTGACCAACGAAACTTCCTAAGACAGCCTTTAGCAGGACTAAACAATGAGTCGCCAATTGCACGCCCAGACCTACGTCTGGCTGCACGTGTTTTCGTGTGCCGCGCGGCACTTGTCCTTCACCCGTTGCGCCGAAGAACTGCACATCACGCCGGGGGCGGTCAGTCAGCAAATTCGCCAACTGGAAGAGCGGCTGGGTTTTCGCCTGTTTCATCGTCGCGCCCGGGGCGTGGAATTGAGCGCCGAAGGCCAGCGATTGGCTATCACCGTCAACGAAGCCTACGGCAGCATCGATGCGGAATTGCGACGACTGGATGCGGGAATGATCAGCGGGATTTTGCGATTACGCTCGATTCCATCGTTCCTGAGCAAATGGCTGACCCCGCGCCTGCCGCGTTTGCAACAGCGCTTTCCGGATATTCAGTTGCGGCTGGTGGCCGAGGACAGCAGTGTTCCGTTGCACGAAGGCTATTTCGATCTGGCGATTGACCTGAACGACGGCAGTTATCCCGGATTGTTATCCACAGCCTTGTTGGATGAGCAGATCTTTCCGGTGTGTGCCCCGAGCCTGCTTCGCGGCCGGCCGCCACTGCACGGCCCGGCAGACCTGGTGCATTTTCCGTTGCTGCACGACATCACCGCCTGGCGCGGCAGTTACGAGTACGCGGAATGGGAGTTTTATCTCAACGCCATTGGCTTCGAGGGCGCGGATGTGCGGCGCGGGCATACCTTCAATCGCAATCATCTGACCATCGAAGCGGCGATTGCCGGGATGGGCGTGGCGATTGCGCGGCGAACGCTGCTCAACGATGAACTGGAGCGCGGGACGTTGATCGTGCCATTTGGCCTGGCGGTGCCTAATCACAAGCGATACGTGCTGCTCTATGCGCCGGGCGCGCTGAGTCATCCGGGCGTACGCGCGGTGCATGACTGGCTGGTGGAAGAGGCGGGGATATTTCGTAGTCTGCATCCGCTGGCAGAGCGGCAGATGTGAGCCGCCAAGACATCAAGCAGGGGCGACCGAACTCCCGACATTAACAGCGCTTTTACCCGTTGTCCGGCTTTTTTTGCGTATGAATATTTATCTTTTTTTAGGGGTTGAATTATCCAGCGTACACACCGATTGTGTAACCAAGAGGTCACGGTGATGACGCCCAAGGGGCTAGCTGACCGGCCTCTCGCGAGCTAGCTGAAATAAGGGAAGAACTATGCAAATCCAAGTCAATAGCGATAACCATATTCAAAGCAGCATCCGACTGGAGGAGTGGGTACGAACTACCATTGAGAGCACGCTCGAACGTTATGAAGAGGACCTGACCCGCGTCGAGGTCCACCTGCGGGACGAGAACGGCGACAAGCCCGGTCCCCACGATATGCGCTGCCAGCTGGAAGCGCGGCCAAAAGGCCACCAACCGATTTCTGTCACTCATAAAGCCGCTAACCTGGAACTGGCGATCGACGGTGCGGCCGAAAAACTCGAACATGCGCTTGAACATCTGTTCGGCAAACTGCGGGGCAAACCACGTGCCGCTGTGGTGCCGTTCGAAAGGCCTACGGCCGATGCGCTGCTGGAAGACGAGTTTCTCGAGAACGAACAGGCTGCACAAAATGGCTGAGGCCTGATTCACTTTTTACCTTCCCACGTTCTCTCCACCTAAAAAACGGGCCTGCTTATGCAGGCCCGTTCTTGTTTCTGGTATTCGCCGGCTCCTGTGGTTCCATGAAAACCTGTGGCGAGGGAGCTTGCTCCCGCTGGGGTGCGAAGCGGCCCATAACCAACCAGTGAGGATAAATCGGACCTGTAGGAGCCAGCGGTGCGGCGATCCGACTTGTCGGCGAAAGCGCACTTAAGGACGCCTTCGCCGGCAAGCCTGGCTCCTACGAAAAGCGGCTTGCTCGCTTAACTGACTGGCATTAGCCAGTGCGGTGTGTCAGGCAAATCTCGTTAGCAGGTTTCACGACTGCTTCGCAGCCGAGCGGGAGCAAGCTCCCTCGCCACAAAGTGTCAGACCTCAGCCCCTGGCTCAGTAATCAAAACGCGACCGAAGTCTGCACATACACCGTCCGCGGTTCTCCCACGTACTTGCCCTTGTTGTTGTCATCGAACGAGCGGGTGAAGTACTGGTGGTTGAGGATGTTCTTCATCCCCACCGCCACATTCAGGTCCGACAGCTTCGGCCCAAAGTCATACGCCGCGCGGCTGCTGAACAACATATAGCCTGGAATCTTTCCGGTGTTGCCATCGGCGCTTTCGGCCGAGGTGTTGGTGTTGTCAGCGAACTGATCACTCTGATAGCTGCTGTCCAGGTTCAGTTTCCACGCGCCTTCGGTATAACCCACGCCAACCGTGCCTTTGTGTTTCGAGGAGAACGGTACACGATTGCCCTTGTTCGGCCCGTCTTCGCGGATGGTTGCGTCCACATAGGCGTAAGTCGCGTACACATCGAAACCGGCCAGCGCCGGGCTCAAGTCGTCGAGGGCGTAATTGATGCTGGTTTCAATGCCTTGATGACGTGTTTCGCCTCGTGCGATCACCGAGTCGTTGGTTTGATTGCTTTCATATTGGTTGTCGAAGTTGATCAGGAACGCACCAATCTCTGCCCGCAACGCGCCGTTGTCGTAACGGGTGCCCAGCTCCCAGGTGCGCGCCTTCTCTGGTTTGACTTCGCCGCTGGTCACCCGGTTAGGCATCTGGCTGTACTGCACGGTGCCGAACGATCCTTCGGTATTGGCGTAGAGGTTCCAGCTGTCGGTCAGGTGATAGAGCACATTCAACGCCGGCAGGGCGGTGTTGTAGTCACCCTTGTATTTCACGTTGGTCAGGTTGTTGGTTTGCTGCGACTCGATCATTTCGTAGCGGATGCCCGGAGTAATCGTCCACTTGCCGATGTCGATTCGGTCATCGACAAAGAACGCGTTGGCCTCGGTGCCGCCCCGGGTATCGCGGTCGTTGCGGCTGTTGGTGGTTGGGTATTCGTTGCTGGCTATCGGCGTGCGGTAGCGCAGTTCGTGGCCGGCCTCGTTGATGTAGCGATAGCCGATGCCGACTTCATGGCTGGTCTGGCCGAGATCGAAGCCTTGGGCGAAACGGGTTTCCAGGCCACGTACCCAATACTCGCGTGGCGACAGCGAGAGGAACGTGCCCTGATCCAGATAACCGCTGCGCAGGGTTTTGGTGAAGAAGGTATTGGCGGTGAACTCGCGGCGATCTTCCTGATAGCGATAGCCGAAGTTGAACATCGTGCGGCGGCCCCAGAACTGGTCTTTCGGGCGGGTCGACTGATACGGGTCAGCATCGTAATCGGCGACGTTCAGCCCGCCGGGCATGTCCGCGTTGCCTTCGTAGTACTGGGCCATGGCGTTGAAACTGTTGGCGTCATCGAGCTGGTATTTGCCTTTGAGGATCAGGTCGTCGATTTCAGTGTCGCTGTGTTCGCGCCAGTCGCCACCACGGGTGCCCGAGTACAGAATCGCACCGCCCAGACCGTTATCGGCCGTGCCGCCGGCCAGCAAGTTGCCGGTGGTTTTGAAGCCGTCATGGCTGGACGATGGACTGGTTTCGGTCTGGAAGCCGCCCTTGACCGTCGGCTCATCGGGAATGGCGCGAGTCACGAAGTTGACCACACCGCCGACGTTCTGCGGCCCGTAGCGCACCGCACCGCCGCCGCGCACCACGTCGACCGCGTCCATGTTACCCATGCTGATCGGCGCAAACGACAACTGTGGCTGACCATAAGGTGCGAAGGGCACCGGAATACCATCCATCAATACCGTGGAGCGGGAAGCCAGCCGAGGGTTGAGCCCGCGAATGCCGAAGTTAAGTGCCATGTCATGGCTGCCGGTGCCGTTGTTGTCTGGCGCATTGACCCCCGGGATGCGGTTGAGCACGTCCCTGGCCTGAGTCGCGCCTTGGCGTTCGAATTCTTCGCGGCGGATTACATCGCGAGCGCCGGGGTGTTCGAAGACGTTGGTTTGCGCCGCATCGCCGAGCCAGTCGCCGACTACTTTAGAGGTGTCCAGCTCCAGCGCCGCATCACCCGCCGGTTGCAGGCTGAAGGCATTGTTGCCCTCGGCGCGGGCTTGCAGGCCGGTGCCTTCGAGCAATGCGTTCAAGCCCTGCGAAGGGGTGTAGTTGCCTTCCAGGCCGCGACTTTGCACACCGCTGGTAACTTGCGAGCCAAAGGAGATCAGCACGCCGGCTTCACGACCAAACTGGTTGAGTGCGTTCTCCAGCGAGGACGGCGCGATGTGGTACGGCTTGGCATCAGCGGCATGCACCAATGGCAGAGTGCCGAAGCTCAGGCTGGCGCCCAGCAAGAGTTGGCGCAAGGTGCGAACCATCGGTGTGAGACGGGTGGGTTGCATGGAGGGCGATCCTGAGAAGGTTGAATCAAGGGGGCTTTCCTTCTCTGTCACGCCAGATCTGAAAAACGGCTCACGCTGGATGAATATTTTTTCTGGGATGACGCAGGTTGGCTTTTGTGGCGAGGGAGCTTGCTCCCGCTGGGTTGCGAAGCAGCCCCAAACTTTCCGCTGTGGTCTTTCATAAAGATTGCGTGCATCGGGTTACGACTGCTTCGCAGCCGAGCGGGAGCAAGCTCCCTCGCCACAGGTTATGTGCGTTGATCAAGATTCAGGCCCGTGCCTCGACCGTCACCCAATACCGGGTAAAACGCCTCACCTTCACCGGCAAACTGATTTCCAGCAGATCAAGAATCCGCTCGCTGTCGTCCAGTGGATAAGTCCCGGAAATCAGCAGGTCGGCAACATTCGTCGCGCAATTGAGCTGCCCCCGGCGATAGCGACCGAGTTCATCGAGGAAATCCCCCAGGCGCATGTGCGCAGCCACCAGCATGCCGTCGGCCCAGGCGCCGCTATTGGCGTCCAATGGCAGAGGAGCGCTGATGCCGCGTGTGCCGAAGCTCAACTTCCGGGCGGTTTGCAGCATCCGTGGCGACCCGCCATCGGGCGTCAATTCGACGCTGCCTTCGAACACCGCCACGTGAGTGTGATCGGAAAACTGTCGCACGTTCAGCCGCCCACCTTGGGTTTTCAACAGGCCTTGTGCGGTCTGTATTTCAAACGCCTGGGCGGCGGTCAGCAGCATTTCGCCTTCCAGCAAGCGGATCAGCCGCTGCTGACTTTCGACTCGCACATCGACCGAGCTGGCGGTATTGAGCTGAACTTGGTTGCCATCACCGAGCGACACTTTGCGTCGCTGGCCGATCGGGCTGCGGTAGTCGGCCAGCAACGGCGTCAACGGATTGTGCTCACGCATGCCCCAGGTGACCGCGCAACCTGCGCCGAGAATCAGCAATAGCTTCAACGCCTGACGACGGCCGGCGGATTTCGGTGCGTTGAGGGCGGCGTGGGCCAGCGGTGAAGACAAACCGCGCAAGCGTTGATTGACCCGCTGAATATGTTCCCAGGCCCGTCGATGTTCACCGTGAGCATCGAGCCATTGCTGCCAGGCAATTTGCTGGCGCGGGGTTAACGGTCCTTGCTGGACTTCCATCCACCAGTGCACGGCCTGCCCGGCCACTTGAGAGGAGAAATCCGCTGGGTTGTTCATAGTGCGAAGTAGCAGCGCATCGCCGCTTTGTTCAGGTGCCGTTTGACGGTGGCAATGGAAATGCCCAGTTCGGCGGCGATCTGTGGATAAGTCAAACCATCGAGCTGAGCCAGCAGAAAGGCGCGTTTGACCAGGCGCGGCAAACCGTCGAGCAACTGGTCGAGCTCCATCAGCGTCTGCAGAATGATCGCCCGATCTTCCTCCGACGGCGCGACGATTTCCGGCATCTGCGCCAGCGCATCGAGGTAGGCGCGCTCCAGATCCTGACGGCGGTAATGATTGAACAGCACACGCTTGGCGATGGTGGTGAGGAACGCCCGCGGTTCGATGATCTGGGGCGTTTCCCGTGCCGTCAGCACTCGAATGAACGTGTCCTGGGCCAGATCCGCGGCGCTGTCAGGGCAGCCGAGTTTGCGTCGCAGCCAACCGGTGAGCCAGTTGTGATGGGCGTGATAAAGGACTTCGACGGTAGAGGCTGACGACAACGGAACCGCTCCGGACGCATTTCGATACGTTAGAGAACAAGAATTGTTCGCATTGTAGGGGTGGGGCCTGGATCCGGCAATCGGCTCTTGGTTGGTTTCTCTGATCCGATGATCCGGAGACCGCGTCATCGTTCTTCGCGAGCAAGTCGGATCGCCGCACCGCCGCTCCCACATTCAACCGCATTCCTCTGAGAGAACGCGGTCACCTGTGGGAGCGGGCTTGCTCGCGAAGGCGGCCGCACAGGCACCGAAAATCCACTCGACTGCAGCGCTACCGCAAAAACGCCTGCCGATATTCCCCGGGCGTGCCACCCAACGCCTGGCGAAACCGGTTGGTGAAATGACTCGCACTGGCAAACCCACAAGCCAACGCAATATCCCCCAGCGGCTGCGACGTCCCGCGCAACAACTCTCGCGCGCGGCTCAGTCGCCGAGCCAACACATACTGATGCGGTGGCAAACCGAAGCTCACACGAAACATCCGCGCAAAATGATATTCAGACAACGCACACAATGCCGCCAACTGCCCGAGGCTGATGGCTTCGGCCATTTGATGGTCGATGAACTCCACCAGCTGGCGCCGTTGATGCGCTGCCAATCCACCTTTGAGGCGCAAGCCCTGACGCACGCCGACCTGGCTGAGCAGGGCATGGTTGAGCATTTCGTGGGCCAGGCTGCTGGTGAGCAGGCGTTCGCCGGGTTCATCCCAGTTGAGGGCGATCAACTGTCGAAAGCGCCGGGCTTGCTGCGGGTCTTCGAGGAACGTGCGCTCGCGCAACTGCAATTCCCGGGGTTCACGATCCAGCAGCGTGACGCAGCCAAGGGCAAATTGTTCGGGGCTGAAATACAGGTGGGCCAGGCGAATATCGCCATTGATCACCCAGCCTGACTGATGATCGGCCGGCAGAATGCACAGCTTGTCCGGGCCGCCCTTGTTACCTGGCTGGTCGCGGCGAAAGGTCCCGGTGCCGCCGGCGATGTAGCAAGACAAAGTGTGATGACTTGGCGCTTCGTAGTCCTGAGCGTCATGGTGGTTGTTCCACAAAGCTGCAGCCATGCCGTCACCGAGCTCGGCGCTGTGCTCCAAGCGAGCATTGGGCGAGCGGTTAAGCGCTTGAAAGACTTGCAGGGTATCGAGTGACACTGGTGCGGCCATGATCGGTTCTCTCCAACGCTTTGCATCCTACTCCGTAGACGTTGACCTGCCAGCCCGCCGGCTGACAAAAGCGCAAGTTTATGCAAGTGCGCCCACGATTGGCGCAGCACACTGGACCCCTAATCAGGCAATGCACTGTGGCGAGGGAGCTTGCTCGCGCTTGAGTGCGCAGCGCTCACAAAACTGGCGAAATTTGCCAGGCTTGGGGCCGCTACGCAGCCAAGCGTCGGAACGCCGCCCGGAGCAAGCTCGCTCGCCACAAAGTGAACAGCATTGCCCATCCGGAGCTGTCGCCATGAACCTTTCGCTGTATCTACTGACCGTGCTGATCTGGGGCACCACCTGGATCGCCTTGAAATGGCAACTGGGCGTGGTGGCGATTCCGGTGTCGATCGTCTATCGCTTCGGCCTCGCCGCGTTGGTACTGTTCGCGCTGTTGCTGCTCAGCCGGCGCCTGCAACCGATGAACCGTCGCGGGCATTTGATTTGCCTGGCGCAGGGGCTGTGCCTGTTCTGCATCAATTTCATGTGCTTCCTCACCGCCAGCCAGTGGATCCCCAGCGGTCTGGTTGCCGTGGTCTTTTCCACCGCCACCTTGTGGAACGCCTTCAATGCGCGGGTGTTCTTCGGCCAGAAAATTGCCCGTAACGTGCTGATGGGCGGCGCGTTGGGCTTGCTCGGGCTTGGCCTGCTGTTCTGGCCGGAGCTGGCCGGTCATACCGCCAGCCCCGAAACCTTGCTCGGGTTGGGTCTGGCATTGCTCGGCACCTTGTGTTTCTCGGCCGGCAACATGCTGTCGAGTTTGCAACAGAAGGCGGGCCTGAAACCCCTGACCACCAATGCCTGGGGCATGGCTTACGGTGCGGCGATGTTGTCGGCGTGGTGCCTGGTCAAAGGCATCCCGTTCGACATGGAATGGAATGCCCGCTACATCGGGTCGTTGCTGTACCTGGTGATTCCCGGCTCGGTGATCGGCTTTACCGCTTACCTGACACTGGTCGGGCGCATGGGGCCGGAGCGGGCGGCGTATTGCACCGTACTGTTTCCGGTGGTGGCGCTGAATGTGTCGGCGTTTGTCGAAGGCTATCAATGGACGGCGCCGGCACTGGCGGGGCTGGTGCTGGTGATGTTGGGGAATGTGCTGGTGTTCCGTAAGCCCAAGGCGTCGATGGTGCAGGGGAATGGCAAATTGGCCTGAGGTTTTTAAAGATTGAGCGCGTATTACTTAGCGCTCAATCCTCAATGCCACATACATCAATAGTGGCAGCGTAAAATCAACAATATGCCGGGCCCAGTCCTTGGCATTCCATGCCTGTGATTTATCCATGTTGAACCATTCGACGCCGATAACCTGCAGGCAGACGTAATAGATGAACAGGCCGATCATTAAACCGATAATCGAGAATTTTTTTGCTTCGTGAAACTCTTTGGCTGAAGCATTCAGTTTTCGATAGAGGTGGTAAGTGCCCATCAGGCAATAAACGGTATAAGTTACTTCCAGGGTGATGATAAGCCAGTAAATCCGGTGGTGAAGGATGGGCGAGGTGATGGCCCGATAGTTGGTTTTTTCGCTATTATAGGCCGTGTCCATGCTCAGGACGTGGCCGACATATTCGTAGTTGGTAGCGTAATCTGTAAAGTTGCTATACATCACGAGCAAGCCGAAAAAACTTATGTAAGCCATCAGTAGTATTTTGCTGATTCTGATGGTTTTAGCGGTTGTAAGGCTGTTCAAATTAAGCGCGCTCCATAAAAATTATTCGTAGGGTCGAGTCAGTAATGGAGA
The Pseudomonas lini DNA segment above includes these coding regions:
- a CDS encoding FecR domain-containing protein, which encodes MNNPADFSSQVAGQAVHWWMEVQQGPLTPRQQIAWQQWLDAHGEHRRAWEHIQRVNQRLRGLSSPLAHAALNAPKSAGRRQALKLLLILGAGCAVTWGMREHNPLTPLLADYRSPIGQRRKVSLGDGNQVQLNTASSVDVRVESQQRLIRLLEGEMLLTAAQAFEIQTAQGLLKTQGGRLNVRQFSDHTHVAVFEGSVELTPDGGSPRMLQTARKLSFGTRGISAPLPLDANSGAWADGMLVAAHMRLGDFLDELGRYRRGQLNCATNVADLLISGTYPLDDSERILDLLEISLPVKVRRFTRYWVTVEARA
- a CDS encoding helix-turn-helix transcriptional regulator — translated: MAAPVSLDTLQVFQALNRSPNARLEHSAELGDGMAAALWNNHHDAQDYEAPSHHTLSCYIAGGTGTFRRDQPGNKGGPDKLCILPADHQSGWVINGDIRLAHLYFSPEQFALGCVTLLDREPRELQLRERTFLEDPQQARRFRQLIALNWDEPGERLLTSSLAHEMLNHALLSQVGVRQGLRLKGGLAAHQRRQLVEFIDHQMAEAISLGQLAALCALSEYHFARMFRVSFGLPPHQYVLARRLSRARELLRGTSQPLGDIALACGFASASHFTNRFRQALGGTPGEYRQAFLR
- a CDS encoding sigma-70 family RNA polymerase sigma factor; its protein translation is MSSASTVEVLYHAHHNWLTGWLRRKLGCPDSAADLAQDTFIRVLTARETPQIIEPRAFLTTIAKRVLFNHYRRQDLERAYLDALAQMPEIVAPSEEDRAIILQTLMELDQLLDGLPRLVKRAFLLAQLDGLTYPQIAAELGISIATVKRHLNKAAMRCYFAL
- a CDS encoding HPF/RaiA family ribosome-associated protein, with protein sequence MQIQVNSDNHIQSSIRLEEWVRTTIESTLERYEEDLTRVEVHLRDENGDKPGPHDMRCQLEARPKGHQPISVTHKAANLELAIDGAAEKLEHALEHLFGKLRGKPRAAVVPFERPTADALLEDEFLENEQAAQNG
- a CDS encoding L-serine ammonia-lyase, whose product is MAISVFDLFKVGIGPSSSHTVGPMRAAATFAQALIDQDLLADVRRVEIRLYGSLSATGVGHATDRACVMGLMGEWPDSIEPNSIDSRIQTLHETGELSLAGKSTIAFNWQRDLLLLDESLPYHPNAMSLTAFGETGELFEQTYYSVGGGFIIEAAEAESGIAPTSDVVLPYDFSSAAELLKLCNQHGLRVSELMMANERAWRSDAEIRQGLLHIWSVMRECVEQGLRHEGILPGGLNVPRRAAKLHRSLLEIGKPNVISSTLSAMEWVNLFALAVNEENAAGGRMVTAPTNGAAGIIPAVLHYYMKFNPDASDDDVVAFFLGAAAVGILCKKNASISGAEVGCQGEVGSACAMAAAGLADILGATPEQLENAAEIGLEHNLGLTCDPVGGLVQVPCIERNAIAAVKAINATQMALRGDGKHFISLDRVIRTMRDTGADMHDKYKETSRGGLAVSWVEC
- a CDS encoding serine/threonine transporter: MSDVRTPAADNPAVDLTRNSEITHKGWSKHDTTWMLGLYGTAIGAGTLFLPINAGVGGFWPLLLLAVLAFPMTFFAHRGLTRFVLSGRSGDITEVVEEHFGVGAGKLITLLYFFAIFPILLVYSVALTNTLSSLMEHQLHMTPPPRAILSLGLILGLMAIVRCGQSVIVKCMSVLVYPFVAALLLLGVSLIPNWNGAFFATASEGMPLPLFFKTLWLAIPVMVFSFNHSPIISAFAVDQKQRYGEQAERKSSGILAIAHVMMVVTVMFFCFSCVLALSPADLAAAKAQNISILSYLANHFQTPVIAYAAPLIALVAITKSFLGHYIGASEGFQGLIVKSLRGRGRVMSSSWLNRVTALFMILSCWAVATFNPSILGMIETLGGPIIACLLFLMPMYAIRRVPALRQYSNQASNVFVVLIGLIALSAIIYSFMP
- the fecA gene encoding TonB-dependent Fe(3+) dicitrate receptor FecA, encoding MQPTRLTPMVRTLRQLLLGASLSFGTLPLVHAADAKPYHIAPSSLENALNQFGREAGVLISFGSQVTSGVQSRGLEGNYTPSQGLNALLEGTGLQARAEGNNAFSLQPAGDAALELDTSKVVGDWLGDAAQTNVFEHPGARDVIRREEFERQGATQARDVLNRIPGVNAPDNNGTGSHDMALNFGIRGLNPRLASRSTVLMDGIPVPFAPYGQPQLSFAPISMGNMDAVDVVRGGGAVRYGPQNVGGVVNFVTRAIPDEPTVKGGFQTETSPSSSHDGFKTTGNLLAGGTADNGLGGAILYSGTRGGDWREHSDTEIDDLILKGKYQLDDANSFNAMAQYYEGNADMPGGLNVADYDADPYQSTRPKDQFWGRRTMFNFGYRYQEDRREFTANTFFTKTLRSGYLDQGTFLSLSPREYWVRGLETRFAQGFDLGQTSHEVGIGYRYINEAGHELRYRTPIASNEYPTTNSRNDRDTRGGTEANAFFVDDRIDIGKWTITPGIRYEMIESQQTNNLTNVKYKGDYNTALPALNVLYHLTDSWNLYANTEGSFGTVQYSQMPNRVTSGEVKPEKARTWELGTRYDNGALRAEIGAFLINFDNQYESNQTNDSVIARGETRHQGIETSINYALDDLSPALAGFDVYATYAYVDATIREDGPNKGNRVPFSSKHKGTVGVGYTEGAWKLNLDSSYQSDQFADNTNTSAESADGNTGKIPGYMLFSSRAAYDFGPKLSDLNVAVGMKNILNHQYFTRSFDDNNKGKYVGEPRTVYVQTSVAF
- a CDS encoding DMT family transporter; this translates as MNLSLYLLTVLIWGTTWIALKWQLGVVAIPVSIVYRFGLAALVLFALLLLSRRLQPMNRRGHLICLAQGLCLFCINFMCFLTASQWIPSGLVAVVFSTATLWNAFNARVFFGQKIARNVLMGGALGLLGLGLLFWPELAGHTASPETLLGLGLALLGTLCFSAGNMLSSLQQKAGLKPLTTNAWGMAYGAAMLSAWCLVKGIPFDMEWNARYIGSLLYLVIPGSVIGFTAYLTLVGRMGPERAAYCTVLFPVVALNVSAFVEGYQWTAPALAGLVLVMLGNVLVFRKPKASMVQGNGKLA
- a CDS encoding DUF2165 family protein, whose translation is MNSLTTAKTIRISKILLMAYISFFGLLVMYSNFTDYATNYEYVGHVLSMDTAYNSEKTNYRAITSPILHHRIYWLIITLEVTYTVYCLMGTYHLYRKLNASAKEFHEAKKFSIIGLMIGLFIYYVCLQVIGVEWFNMDKSQAWNAKDWARHIVDFTLPLLMYVALRIER
- a CDS encoding LysR substrate-binding domain-containing protein; amino-acid sequence: MSRQLHAQTYVWLHVFSCAARHLSFTRCAEELHITPGAVSQQIRQLEERLGFRLFHRRARGVELSAEGQRLAITVNEAYGSIDAELRRLDAGMISGILRLRSIPSFLSKWLTPRLPRLQQRFPDIQLRLVAEDSSVPLHEGYFDLAIDLNDGSYPGLLSTALLDEQIFPVCAPSLLRGRPPLHGPADLVHFPLLHDITAWRGSYEYAEWEFYLNAIGFEGADVRRGHTFNRNHLTIEAAIAGMGVAIARRTLLNDELERGTLIVPFGLAVPNHKRYVLLYAPGALSHPGVRAVHDWLVEEAGIFRSLHPLAERQM